One Halostagnicola kamekurae DNA segment encodes these proteins:
- a CDS encoding VOC family protein, protein MTDEPEITATPPDSPISVTGTDHITLIGSNEEDTIEYYRDLLGMPLVLRQPNLDDPNSTHLFFDTGDGRIITFFVTDDRQSDHRPLRNQVGSVHHLSFSIDAEEFVEIRDALEESRYGYNEFDRGIFHSLYTRDHNGLTIELSADKYEIPDDRRGEVLATTQRIREEDGSEFAEDRHLAAALEELGLDAEPADLPDAPTGAGI, encoded by the coding sequence ATGACCGACGAACCCGAAATTACCGCGACGCCGCCGGATAGCCCGATCAGCGTCACCGGCACCGACCACATCACGCTCATCGGAAGCAACGAGGAGGACACCATCGAGTACTACCGGGACCTGCTGGGCATGCCGCTGGTGCTCAGACAACCGAACCTCGACGATCCGAACTCCACGCACCTCTTTTTCGATACGGGCGACGGTCGGATCATCACCTTCTTCGTGACCGACGACCGCCAGTCGGACCACCGCCCGCTGCGCAATCAGGTCGGCTCGGTTCATCACCTCTCGTTTTCGATCGACGCCGAGGAGTTCGTCGAGATCCGCGACGCCCTAGAGGAGTCGCGATACGGCTACAACGAGTTCGACCGGGGCATCTTCCACTCGCTGTACACCCGCGATCACAACGGCCTCACCATCGAGCTTTCGGCGGACAAGTACGAGATCCCGGACGACCGCCGCGGGGAAGTGCTCGCGACGACCCAGCGAATCCGCGAGGAAGACGGCTCGGAGTTCGCCGAAGACAGGCACCTCGCCGCCGCGCTCGAGGAACTGGGCCTCGACGCCGAACCCGCGGACCTGCCGGACGCGCCGACGGGCGCGGGGATCTGA
- a CDS encoding thiamine pyrophosphate-dependent dehydrogenase E1 component subunit alpha yields MSRDVLDRAPDDRVQILDPMGEVVAPDLLPDLEESTLHAMYRDMKFCRRFDERMISLQRQGRLGTYASLAGQEGSQIGSTYALSDEDMLSFQYREHGAVVSRDLPWEYLLYWMGHEDGNAALADVNVFPLNISIAGHIPHAVGWSWAAKLRGDERVGVVHFGDGSTSEGDFHEAMNFAGVFDTPTVFLCHNNQWAISVPRERQTASTTIAQKADAYGFTGVQIDGMDPLATYVVTKAAREKALDSPDEASGDGDAADSAASDRLRPTLIEAVQYRFGAHTTADDPSVYRDDEEVKEWRERDPIDRFELYLRNRGLIDNGHIEAVESEVEETLEDLLERTSEYEPDPREMFEYTYAEPTERLEDQRAHLESLRSTHGDDTLLEDE; encoded by the coding sequence ATGTCACGCGACGTACTCGACCGGGCACCCGACGATCGCGTGCAGATCCTCGACCCGATGGGCGAGGTCGTCGCCCCCGACCTCCTGCCGGACCTCGAGGAGTCGACGCTGCACGCGATGTACCGGGATATGAAGTTCTGCCGGCGGTTCGACGAGCGGATGATCAGCCTCCAGCGCCAGGGCCGACTCGGGACCTATGCCTCGCTCGCGGGCCAGGAGGGCTCCCAGATCGGGTCGACCTACGCGCTCTCCGACGAGGATATGCTCTCCTTTCAGTACCGCGAGCACGGGGCGGTCGTCTCGAGAGACCTCCCCTGGGAGTACCTGCTGTACTGGATGGGCCACGAGGACGGCAACGCCGCGCTGGCGGACGTGAACGTCTTCCCGCTGAACATCTCGATCGCCGGGCACATCCCCCACGCGGTCGGCTGGTCGTGGGCGGCCAAACTCCGGGGCGACGAGCGCGTCGGCGTCGTCCACTTCGGCGACGGTTCGACGAGCGAGGGCGACTTCCACGAGGCGATGAACTTCGCGGGGGTCTTCGACACCCCGACGGTCTTCCTGTGTCACAACAACCAGTGGGCGATTTCGGTGCCCCGCGAGCGACAGACTGCGAGCACGACCATTGCCCAGAAAGCCGACGCCTACGGGTTCACGGGCGTGCAGATCGACGGGATGGACCCCCTCGCGACCTACGTCGTGACGAAGGCCGCTCGAGAGAAGGCCCTCGACTCGCCCGACGAAGCGTCCGGGGACGGCGACGCCGCAGATTCGGCGGCGAGCGATCGCTTGCGACCCACGCTCATCGAGGCGGTCCAGTACCGCTTCGGCGCACACACCACCGCGGACGACCCGAGCGTCTACCGAGACGACGAGGAGGTCAAGGAGTGGCGCGAGCGCGACCCCATCGACCGGTTCGAACTCTATCTCCGGAATCGGGGACTCATCGACAACGGCCACATCGAAGCCGTCGAGTCGGAGGTCGAAGAGACCCTCGAGGACCTGCTCGAGCGGACCTCGGAGTACGAACCCGATCCGCGGGAGATGTTCGAGTACACCTATGCGGAGCCGACGGAACGACTCGAGGACCAACGGGCCCACCTCGAGTCGCTGCGCTCGACCCACGGCGACGACACGTTACTCGAGGACGAGTAG
- a CDS encoding HalOD1 output domain-containing protein — MYSNELTESKCIWDLLDAVADLKGVEPHRLPPIYHTIDPEPVAALINGSGAHFELTFEYEGLQILVTRDRYRISADGEIAVDANW, encoded by the coding sequence ATGTACTCCAACGAACTGACGGAGTCAAAGTGTATCTGGGACCTCCTCGATGCAGTTGCGGACCTGAAGGGCGTCGAACCACATCGCCTGCCGCCGATTTACCATACGATCGATCCCGAGCCGGTTGCGGCGCTGATAAACGGCTCCGGCGCTCATTTCGAGTTGACCTTCGAGTACGAGGGATTGCAGATCCTGGTGACTCGAGACCGGTACCGGATCAGCGCCGACGGCGAAATCGCAGTCGACGCGAACTGGTAA
- a CDS encoding DUF7344 domain-containing protein encodes MNSRTPSTMPSFTDVANRYRRQTLSILAEEQPLDVSELASRIAARSPDGASGEPTDAQVRSARVALYHVHLPKLADSGLISYARESGEVTVPAEVDDLEAIAETYRSQ; translated from the coding sequence ATGAATTCACGAACTCCGTCGACGATGCCGTCGTTTACCGACGTTGCGAACAGGTATCGCCGACAGACACTCTCGATTCTGGCCGAAGAGCAACCGCTCGACGTTTCCGAACTGGCGTCTCGAATCGCCGCTCGATCACCGGACGGTGCAAGCGGGGAGCCGACCGACGCGCAAGTCCGTTCCGCTCGAGTCGCACTGTATCACGTCCACCTGCCGAAACTGGCCGATTCGGGACTGATCTCGTACGCGCGCGAATCGGGTGAGGTGACCGTTCCGGCAGAAGTCGACGACCTCGAAGCGATCGCAGAAACGTATCGCTCTCAGTAA
- a CDS encoding helix-turn-helix domain-containing protein yields the protein MSVFGEFHVPSNAFALHETLNAVSEMVIEIERVVATEEVLTPYFWVSEVNFGTFEDAVAKDPSIRNLEQLDEFQETALYRAEWTRHVESIVYIYTEIEAVVLEATGSNERWELRIRFDDRDELDTFQRYCHERNIAFDLRRLYDLSQPKTGGQYGLTSKQQSALVAAWEAGYFETPREASLEDVAAELDITQQSLSKRLHRAHRSLIANTLIVSASEPSQPT from the coding sequence ATGAGTGTCTTCGGGGAGTTTCACGTCCCCTCGAACGCGTTCGCGCTGCACGAAACCCTGAACGCGGTTTCGGAGATGGTAATCGAAATCGAACGAGTCGTCGCGACCGAGGAGGTGCTCACTCCCTACTTCTGGGTCTCGGAGGTCAACTTCGGCACGTTCGAGGACGCGGTCGCGAAGGATCCGTCGATACGCAACCTCGAGCAACTCGACGAATTTCAGGAGACCGCACTCTACCGCGCGGAGTGGACCCGCCACGTCGAATCGATCGTCTACATCTACACCGAAATCGAAGCCGTCGTCCTCGAGGCGACCGGCTCAAACGAGCGCTGGGAACTGCGCATCAGGTTCGACGACCGCGACGAACTGGATACGTTTCAGCGCTACTGTCACGAACGCAACATCGCGTTCGACCTTCGACGATTGTACGATCTCTCCCAGCCGAAAACGGGCGGCCAGTACGGACTCACGTCGAAACAGCAGTCGGCGCTGGTCGCGGCCTGGGAAGCCGGCTACTTCGAAACCCCTCGAGAGGCGTCGCTCGAGGACGTTGCGGCCGAACTCGACATCACACAACAGTCGCTCTCGAAGCGGCTCCATCGCGCACACCGGTCGCTGATCGCGAACACGCTCATCGTGAGCGCCAGCGAGCCGAGTCAGCCGACGTGA
- a CDS encoding FAD-dependent oxidoreductase — protein MSGKYDLVIVGGGISGASLLYTTAKFTDIESIALIEKESELAAINSDVTNNSQTLHFGDIETNYTLEKAEDVKEGAELLAGYLENHDPDREMHSKRSKMVLGVGDEEVAQLEERYEDEGFGDLFPKLRAIDREEIAEIEPKVVEGRDPSTEMLALQTPDGYVVDYGETTKSFVEQAEQEANVDVYTGTEVEDITETLDGYTIGTTNGRFDCEATVVAAGSHSLQIAKELGYGQDKVLLPIAGSFFLADDFLNGKVYTLQMKKLPFAAVHGDADVHDDSITRFGPTAKLVPTLERGRISTVKDFLDVFGLNAAAFLSYANILSDRVLLPYVLRNLVYDLPEVGRRQFLPHVQKVVPSAELEDIERAKGYGGVRPQIVDTKNKSLDMGEAKIVGDDIIFNITPSPGASTCLKNALQDTERVLEFLDGEYEFDEAALREDTIENFPRIDDDDDAADDEAQTVTSPATDD, from the coding sequence ATGTCTGGCAAATACGACCTCGTCATCGTGGGTGGCGGTATCAGCGGTGCATCCCTGCTGTACACGACTGCGAAGTTCACTGATATCGAGTCCATCGCGCTGATCGAGAAAGAGTCGGAACTCGCCGCGATCAACTCGGACGTCACGAACAACTCCCAGACGCTGCACTTCGGCGACATAGAGACGAACTACACGCTCGAGAAGGCCGAAGACGTAAAGGAAGGTGCGGAACTGCTCGCCGGCTACCTCGAGAATCACGACCCCGACCGCGAGATGCACTCGAAGCGGTCCAAGATGGTCCTCGGCGTCGGGGACGAGGAGGTCGCACAACTCGAGGAACGCTACGAGGACGAGGGATTCGGCGACCTCTTCCCGAAACTTCGGGCGATCGATCGCGAGGAGATCGCAGAGATCGAACCGAAGGTCGTCGAGGGACGCGACCCCTCGACGGAGATGCTCGCGCTCCAGACGCCCGACGGCTACGTCGTCGACTACGGCGAGACGACGAAGTCGTTCGTCGAACAGGCCGAACAGGAGGCGAACGTCGACGTCTACACCGGAACGGAAGTTGAAGACATCACGGAGACCTTAGACGGCTACACCATCGGGACGACGAACGGTCGGTTCGACTGCGAAGCGACCGTCGTCGCCGCCGGCTCCCACAGCCTCCAGATAGCCAAGGAACTGGGCTACGGACAGGACAAGGTGTTGCTTCCCATCGCGGGTAGTTTCTTCCTCGCGGACGACTTCCTGAACGGGAAGGTCTACACCCTCCAGATGAAGAAGTTGCCCTTCGCCGCGGTCCACGGGGACGCGGACGTCCACGACGACTCGATCACCCGATTCGGTCCGACCGCGAAACTCGTGCCGACGCTCGAGCGGGGCCGAATCTCGACGGTGAAAGACTTCCTCGACGTGTTCGGGCTGAACGCGGCGGCGTTTCTCAGCTACGCCAACATCCTCTCCGATCGGGTCCTCCTGCCGTACGTGCTCCGGAACCTCGTCTACGACCTCCCCGAGGTCGGACGACGCCAGTTCCTCCCGCACGTCCAGAAGGTCGTCCCCAGCGCCGAACTCGAAGACATCGAACGCGCGAAAGGCTACGGCGGCGTTCGACCGCAGATCGTCGATACGAAAAACAAGTCTCTGGACATGGGCGAGGCGAAGATCGTCGGCGACGACATCATCTTCAACATCACGCCCTCGCCCGGCGCGTCGACGTGCCTGAAAAACGCCCTGCAGGACACCGAGCGGGTGCTCGAGTTCCTCGATGGCGAGTACGAGTTCGACGAAGCCGCCCTTCGCGAGGACACCATCGAAAACTTCCCGCGAATCGACGACGATGACGACGCGGCCGACGACGAGGCACAGACCGTTACCAGCCCGGCCACCGACGACTGA
- a CDS encoding TM2 domain-containing protein, protein MTDCTNCGDHIEGNTARCPNCGASQETPLVTDGGERAADEKYCTECGELIKEDAEICPECGVRQQSSGETSSDQVVAGVLAIVVGFVGAHKFYQGNIKYGVLYLCFFWTGIPALLGLVEGILMLVADEAEYEEKYADGSIFGEF, encoded by the coding sequence ATGACCGACTGTACCAACTGTGGGGACCATATCGAGGGGAACACGGCGCGCTGTCCGAACTGCGGTGCGAGCCAGGAGACGCCGCTCGTGACTGACGGCGGAGAGCGAGCCGCAGACGAGAAATACTGCACCGAGTGCGGCGAGTTGATAAAAGAAGACGCGGAGATCTGTCCGGAATGTGGTGTCAGACAGCAGTCGTCCGGTGAAACCAGCTCCGATCAGGTCGTCGCCGGCGTGTTGGCGATCGTCGTCGGCTTCGTCGGGGCACACAAGTTCTACCAGGGGAACATCAAGTACGGCGTCCTGTATCTGTGTTTCTTCTGGACGGGAATTCCCGCTCTGCTCGGACTGGTCGAAGGGATCCTGATGCTCGTCGCGGACGAAGCGGAGTACGAGGAGAAATACGCCGACGGGAGCATCTTCGGCGAGTTCTGA
- a CDS encoding DUF2085 domain-containing protein, producing MGIDRSELRTGLARTWPYLLSHHLPSERHRCYAPVVFGRQIHVCARCLGIYPGILVAVLASVLEGGVASQSLTGLPVVLLFPLPALIDWTLTTFTDRRGYNPVRTATGFLLGIGYGSGLLGLLLAGDLRVIAVGIGYGVAAGVLLSISLTDN from the coding sequence ATGGGGATCGACCGATCGGAGCTACGGACCGGGTTGGCACGGACGTGGCCGTATCTGCTCTCACATCACCTGCCGTCCGAGCGCCACCGGTGTTACGCGCCGGTCGTCTTCGGTCGACAGATCCACGTCTGCGCGCGCTGTCTTGGGATTTATCCGGGTATCCTCGTGGCGGTTTTGGCTTCCGTGCTCGAGGGCGGTGTGGCGAGCCAGTCGCTCACCGGTCTCCCGGTCGTCCTCCTCTTTCCGCTCCCCGCGCTGATCGACTGGACGCTCACGACGTTCACCGACCGACGGGGATACAACCCGGTTCGAACGGCGACGGGATTCCTGCTCGGAATCGGGTACGGAAGCGGTCTCCTCGGCCTGCTCCTCGCCGGCGACCTTCGGGTTATCGCCGTTGGAATCGGGTACGGCGTCGCCGCCGGAGTACTGCTTTCTATTTCCCTCACTGATAATTAG
- a CDS encoding linear amide C-N hydrolase, whose amino-acid sequence MCTRLVYLGPENIVLTGRSMDWHGEIGTNIWCFPRGMERTGEVGPASMRWTAEYGSVVASAYDIATTDGMNEAGLVANVLWLTESDYPEWDGDRPGLSISLWAQYVLDNFATVAEAVESHRKEEFVVVSDEIPDEGRLATLHLSVSDVTGDSAIFEYVDGELTIHHGREYQVMTNSPTFDQQLALDEYWSEIGGTVMLPGTSRPADRFARASFYVDAIPQTKNRRAATASVFGAIRNVSVPYGISTPDAPHISSTRWRTVADHRDRRYYFESALSPNVFWLDLEGIDFEADAGVRSLSLGENQANVFAGDVVDELVETEQFEFLGVPARAG is encoded by the coding sequence ATGTGTACGCGATTAGTGTATCTCGGTCCCGAGAATATCGTGCTCACTGGCCGGTCGATGGACTGGCACGGAGAGATCGGAACGAACATCTGGTGCTTCCCACGCGGGATGGAGCGAACAGGCGAAGTCGGTCCGGCCTCGATGCGGTGGACCGCTGAGTACGGCAGTGTCGTCGCATCCGCGTACGACATCGCGACGACCGACGGGATGAACGAGGCGGGTCTGGTTGCGAACGTCCTGTGGCTCACCGAATCCGACTATCCAGAGTGGGATGGCGACAGACCCGGGTTGTCGATCTCGCTGTGGGCGCAATACGTCCTCGACAACTTCGCGACGGTGGCCGAAGCAGTCGAGAGTCACCGGAAAGAAGAATTCGTGGTCGTTTCCGACGAAATCCCGGACGAAGGCCGGTTGGCCACCCTCCACCTGTCCGTCTCGGATGTCACGGGTGACAGTGCCATCTTCGAGTACGTCGATGGCGAGTTGACGATCCACCACGGTCGGGAGTATCAGGTAATGACGAATTCCCCAACGTTCGATCAACAGCTCGCACTCGACGAGTATTGGTCGGAGATCGGCGGAACAGTCATGTTACCGGGGACGAGCCGCCCGGCTGACCGATTTGCCCGCGCAAGTTTCTACGTGGACGCGATTCCGCAGACCAAGAACCGGCGAGCCGCAACGGCGAGCGTCTTCGGCGCGATCCGTAACGTCTCCGTGCCGTACGGGATTAGTACGCCGGATGCACCGCATATCTCCTCGACGCGTTGGCGCACGGTCGCCGATCACCGTGACCGTCGCTACTACTTCGAGTCGGCGCTCTCTCCGAACGTTTTCTGGCTGGACCTCGAGGGGATCGACTTCGAAGCCGATGCCGGAGTTCGATCGCTGTCGCTCGGTGAGAACCAGGCGAACGTCTTCGCCGGCGATGTCGTCGACGAACTTGTCGAGACCGAGCAGTTCGAGTTTCTCGGTGTCCCGGCTCGAGCGGGCTAA
- a CDS encoding glycosyltransferase, translating into MSASKTTAERGSRGESLEPVVSFVVPARNEAEYIRGTLSSIVGLDTAYAYEVIVVDGGSTDGTADIAREYDVTVVSDGGSGIGPARDLGADYATGDWLAFVDADTRVRANYLTAMLGYVEAEGVAGASSACRITGPYRAKLMEATINHVFPRLELPILPGFNCFVRRDAYHDVGGFPNVPNEDTAFSRRLARSYDTGYCARALVESSGRRIADAGLTGTLWHYGRLDVERVRAGSRG; encoded by the coding sequence ATGAGTGCGAGTAAGACGACCGCTGAGAGGGGTTCGCGAGGCGAATCCCTCGAGCCGGTCGTCAGTTTCGTCGTTCCCGCGCGAAACGAGGCCGAGTACATCCGCGGCACCCTCTCGAGTATCGTCGGACTGGATACCGCCTATGCGTACGAGGTGATCGTCGTCGACGGCGGATCGACCGACGGGACGGCCGACATCGCACGCGAGTACGACGTGACGGTCGTTTCGGACGGCGGTTCCGGCATCGGCCCCGCCCGAGATCTCGGCGCAGACTACGCCACCGGCGACTGGCTGGCGTTCGTCGACGCCGACACGCGCGTCCGGGCGAACTACCTGACGGCGATGCTCGGGTACGTCGAAGCCGAGGGCGTGGCCGGGGCCAGTTCGGCCTGTCGGATCACGGGCCCCTATCGGGCGAAGCTGATGGAGGCGACGATCAACCACGTCTTTCCGCGCCTCGAGTTGCCGATCCTCCCCGGCTTCAACTGTTTCGTTCGCCGGGACGCCTACCACGACGTCGGCGGCTTTCCGAACGTACCCAACGAGGATACGGCGTTCAGTCGGCGACTGGCCCGCTCGTACGACACGGGCTACTGCGCTCGCGCGCTCGTCGAGAGCTCTGGGCGGCGAATCGCCGACGCGGGACTGACGGGGACGCTCTGGCACTACGGCCGTCTCGACGTCGAGCGGGTTCGCGCCGGCTCTCGAGGGTGA
- a CDS encoding AI-2E family transporter, producing MEFDRPFARRAGVGVLVLALFAVVAYVAVRFIAVVVFSVFLYYAVRPIFRSLERFALPRRLRAGLALVLFGVPLVLLVGYTIAIVALEAQSILEVYDVHGPAFVETLERVGVGDFEELQSILSGAISQSSLSVIGVSVLGALGVLSSAFVQLLILVVLTYYMLVDGSRFVSWLLERFDDSGVMGEYVRAVDPELSMTLFGNIVNVFVTAIVGVATFYAYNFFAPAAVAVPFPELLGALAGVGSLIPVVGIKLVYLPVTAVLAANAWISGDLSLLVPVGILLVVSAVVVDFIPDFFIRAHISGDQTHTGMLLVSYVVGPVVFGFYGLFLLPIVLILVINATYVLVPYALSGEEPGTRQARLREYATRGGEPTAETPSERRSKPVERKSEP from the coding sequence ATGGAATTCGATCGCCCCTTCGCCCGCCGAGCGGGCGTCGGAGTACTCGTTCTCGCACTCTTTGCGGTCGTCGCCTACGTCGCCGTTCGATTCATCGCGGTAGTCGTCTTCTCGGTCTTTCTGTACTACGCCGTTCGCCCGATCTTCCGCTCGCTCGAGCGTTTTGCCCTCCCTCGCCGTCTGCGAGCGGGGCTCGCGCTGGTTCTTTTCGGCGTTCCACTCGTTCTCCTGGTCGGCTATACGATCGCCATCGTCGCGCTCGAAGCCCAGTCGATCCTCGAGGTCTACGACGTTCACGGACCGGCGTTCGTCGAGACGCTCGAGCGCGTCGGCGTCGGCGACTTCGAAGAGCTCCAGTCGATTCTCTCCGGTGCGATCTCACAATCTTCGCTCAGCGTGATCGGCGTGAGCGTTCTCGGAGCACTCGGCGTCCTGAGCAGCGCGTTCGTCCAGTTACTGATCCTCGTCGTCCTGACCTACTACATGCTCGTCGACGGGTCGCGATTCGTCTCGTGGCTCCTCGAGCGCTTCGACGACTCCGGCGTGATGGGCGAGTACGTCCGCGCCGTCGATCCGGAGCTGTCAATGACGCTCTTCGGAAACATCGTCAACGTGTTCGTCACCGCGATCGTCGGCGTCGCCACCTTTTATGCGTACAACTTCTTCGCGCCGGCGGCCGTCGCGGTGCCGTTTCCGGAACTGCTCGGGGCGCTTGCCGGCGTCGGGAGTCTCATCCCGGTCGTCGGCATAAAGCTCGTCTACCTTCCGGTCACCGCCGTACTCGCCGCGAACGCGTGGATCTCCGGCGACCTGTCGTTGCTCGTTCCGGTCGGCATATTGCTCGTCGTCAGCGCCGTCGTCGTCGATTTCATCCCCGACTTTTTCATCAGAGCGCACATCAGCGGCGACCAGACCCACACCGGGATGTTGCTCGTGTCGTACGTCGTCGGCCCGGTCGTGTTCGGGTTTTACGGGCTCTTCTTGCTCCCGATCGTCCTCATTCTCGTCATCAACGCGACGTACGTCCTCGTGCCCTACGCGCTCTCGGGCGAGGAACCCGGGACGAGACAGGCGCGGCTCCGGGAGTACGCCACTCGAGGTGGGGAGCCGACCGCCGAGACCCCTTCCGAGAGGCGTTCGAAGCCGGTCGAGCGAAAGTCGGAACCCTGA
- a CDS encoding copper resistance protein CopD, translating into MVDVLLARTAHLVFAALWAGSVFYVAFVVVPLARDGAFNSTAPLETISGKLATISRTSSLVLFLSGSHLAAAVYDSNTLFFSLRGRLVLLMVALWLVLTALVEVATKRFESGLNGKKIREPARDALPLFRAAAIVSVALLLVAGALTGGIARFV; encoded by the coding sequence ATGGTCGACGTTCTTCTCGCACGAACGGCACACCTCGTCTTTGCTGCGCTGTGGGCCGGCAGCGTCTTCTACGTCGCGTTCGTCGTCGTTCCGCTGGCTCGAGACGGCGCCTTTAATTCCACAGCGCCGCTCGAGACCATCTCCGGAAAGCTCGCGACGATCTCGCGAACCAGCTCCCTCGTGCTCTTTCTCTCGGGGAGTCACCTCGCGGCCGCCGTCTACGACTCAAATACCCTGTTCTTTTCGCTCCGGGGTCGACTCGTCCTCCTGATGGTCGCGCTCTGGCTCGTGTTGACCGCACTCGTCGAAGTCGCTACCAAACGATTCGAATCCGGACTCAACGGCAAGAAAATCCGCGAGCCCGCCCGGGACGCGCTTCCGTTGTTCCGCGCGGCGGCGATCGTGAGTGTCGCGTTGCTCCTCGTCGCGGGGGCGCTCACAGGCGGCATCGCCCGCTTCGTGTAA